One window from the genome of Roseisolibacter agri encodes:
- a CDS encoding TIGR04290 family methyltransferase has translation MTSLLQQFATAPTKAREGEILALGPWFHNLHLPDGAQTAPGHALGDFPAFKWRELAPALPHDLRGWTALDIGCNAGFYSFELAKRGAEVTGIDVEPLFLRQAEWAAREFGLADRVRFRQAQVYDLAHIGAQFDLVLFMGVFYHLRYPMLGLDIVAETVRRLLVFQTLTMPGTEVHPDTARYRSVDDRDDFLAPGWPRMAFLEHPFAGDETNWWAPNHAAVEAMLRSSGLRVTGRPAHEMYLCEPDPAAAVWPRGRGRAELLAATGCAWRAGGPPEGGA, from the coding sequence ATGACCAGCCTGCTCCAGCAGTTCGCGACCGCGCCGACCAAGGCGCGCGAGGGCGAGATCCTCGCCCTGGGCCCGTGGTTCCACAACCTGCACCTGCCCGACGGGGCGCAGACGGCGCCGGGCCACGCGCTCGGCGACTTCCCGGCGTTCAAGTGGCGCGAGCTCGCGCCCGCGCTCCCGCACGACCTGCGCGGCTGGACGGCGCTCGACATCGGGTGCAACGCGGGCTTCTACAGCTTCGAGCTGGCGAAGCGCGGCGCCGAGGTCACGGGCATCGACGTCGAGCCGCTCTTCCTGCGGCAGGCCGAGTGGGCCGCGCGCGAGTTCGGGCTCGCCGACCGCGTGCGCTTCCGGCAGGCGCAGGTCTACGACCTCGCGCACATCGGCGCGCAGTTCGACCTCGTGCTGTTCATGGGCGTGTTCTACCACCTCCGCTATCCGATGCTGGGCCTCGACATCGTGGCCGAGACGGTACGCCGGCTGCTGGTGTTCCAGACGCTCACGATGCCGGGCACCGAGGTGCATCCGGACACGGCGCGCTATCGCAGCGTGGACGACCGCGACGACTTCCTGGCGCCGGGCTGGCCGCGCATGGCTTTCCTCGAGCATCCGTTCGCGGGCGACGAGACGAACTGGTGGGCGCCCAACCACGCCGCCGTCGAGGCGATGCTCCGCAGCAGCGGCCTGCGCGTGACCGGGCGGCCGGCGCACGAGATGTATCTCTGCGAGCCCGACCCGGCGGCCGCCGTGTGGCCGCGCGGGCGTGGGCGCGCGGAGCTGCTGGCCGCCACGGGCTGCGCCTGGCGCGCCGGTGGGCCGCCCGAGGGCGGGGCGTGA
- a CDS encoding glycosyl hydrolase, translated as MIEAVKLWNEPNNQSHWDFHIDPRWEAFSDMSVRAARRIKAVAPDLPVVLGGMSPIDAGWLRLVEGHGLLAHVDAVAVHGFPLDWNHWKLEEWPAKIAEIEAVTAKPVWVTEVGVSTFGADEVQTFGLRRTTELLADRVDRVYWYSLLDLPATWEATTRHRESEGSAYYRHFYMGLVRDDGTPKPAVEHFDPRLGICQWFHFEDHRLDLAVEWLRRLGVRRLRTGLSWADWHRPNAAAWFDRQMAALAEFDVTVTLCFTPPSRGLRPHHTSPPQDVEEFAAFAETMVRRYVAHEPTPTADVSDAAATPLVVSRDVVEAALP; from the coding sequence ATGATCGAAGCCGTCAAGCTCTGGAACGAGCCGAACAACCAGTCGCACTGGGACTTCCACATCGATCCGCGGTGGGAGGCGTTCAGCGACATGTCGGTGCGCGCCGCGCGGCGCATCAAGGCCGTCGCCCCTGACCTGCCGGTGGTGCTCGGCGGCATGTCGCCCATCGACGCCGGCTGGCTGCGCCTCGTGGAGGGCCACGGGCTGCTCGCGCACGTGGACGCTGTCGCGGTGCACGGCTTCCCGCTCGACTGGAACCACTGGAAGCTGGAGGAGTGGCCGGCGAAGATCGCGGAGATCGAGGCCGTGACCGCGAAGCCCGTGTGGGTCACCGAGGTCGGCGTGTCGACGTTCGGCGCCGACGAGGTGCAGACCTTCGGGCTGCGGCGCACCACGGAGCTGCTCGCGGACCGCGTGGACCGCGTCTACTGGTACTCGCTGCTCGATCTGCCCGCGACGTGGGAGGCGACCACGCGCCACCGCGAGAGCGAGGGGAGCGCGTACTACCGCCACTTCTACATGGGCCTCGTGCGCGACGACGGGACGCCGAAGCCCGCCGTCGAGCACTTCGATCCGCGCCTCGGCATCTGCCAGTGGTTCCACTTCGAGGACCACCGGCTGGACCTCGCGGTGGAGTGGCTGCGGCGCCTCGGCGTGCGGCGGCTGCGCACGGGGCTCTCGTGGGCGGACTGGCACCGCCCGAACGCGGCGGCGTGGTTCGACCGGCAGATGGCGGCGCTCGCGGAGTTCGACGTCACCGTCACGCTCTGCTTCACGCCGCCGTCGCGCGGGCTGCGGCCGCACCACACGAGCCCTCCGCAGGACGTCGAGGAGTTCGCGGCGTTCGCGGAGACGATGGTGCGGCGCTACGTGGCGCACGAGCCCACCCCCACGGCGGACGTGAGCGACGCGGCTGCGACGCCGCTCGTGGTCAGCCGCGACGTCGTCGAGGCGGCGCTCCCCTGA
- a CDS encoding glycosyltransferase family 4 protein translates to MTADAVGGVWSYALELARALAPHGVEVHLATMGPRPTAAQRAAAAHVPTLTLHESEYRLEWMDAPWDDVARAGDWLLELERTLRPDVVHLNGYAHGALPWRAPALVVAHSCVRSWWRAVHGVDAPPAWDRYREAVRVGLAGAAAVVAPTRAMADALREHYGPVPHARVVPNGRTPLAAPGEKEPLVLTAGRLWDAAKNVRAAVEASAGQAWTLAVAGDASPPAGARGGDACGTGTDATNVRWLGTLPPRELGAWMARAAVYALPARYEPFGLSALEAAQAGCALVLGDVPSLREVWGDAATYVPPDDVSALRAAIARLMADDAGRVTLARRARRRAADYSPARMADGHLAAYDAAARAGEREVAACA, encoded by the coding sequence ATGACGGCCGACGCCGTCGGCGGCGTCTGGAGCTACGCACTGGAGCTGGCGCGCGCGCTGGCGCCGCACGGCGTGGAGGTGCACCTCGCGACGATGGGCCCGCGGCCGACCGCCGCGCAGCGCGCGGCCGCCGCGCACGTGCCCACGCTCACGCTGCACGAGAGCGAGTACCGCCTGGAGTGGATGGATGCGCCGTGGGACGACGTGGCGCGTGCGGGCGACTGGCTTCTGGAGCTGGAGCGCACGCTGCGGCCCGACGTCGTGCACCTGAACGGCTACGCGCACGGCGCGCTGCCGTGGCGCGCGCCCGCGCTCGTCGTCGCGCACTCGTGCGTGCGCTCGTGGTGGCGCGCGGTGCACGGCGTCGATGCGCCGCCCGCGTGGGACCGGTATCGCGAGGCGGTGCGCGTCGGGCTCGCGGGAGCCGCCGCAGTGGTCGCGCCGACGCGCGCGATGGCGGACGCGCTGCGGGAGCACTACGGGCCGGTGCCGCACGCGCGCGTCGTGCCGAATGGTCGCACGCCGCTCGCGGCGCCGGGCGAGAAGGAGCCGCTGGTGCTGACGGCCGGCCGGCTCTGGGACGCGGCGAAGAACGTGCGCGCGGCGGTCGAGGCGTCGGCGGGGCAGGCGTGGACGCTCGCGGTAGCCGGCGACGCGTCGCCGCCCGCCGGCGCGCGCGGCGGCGACGCATGCGGGACCGGGACGGACGCGACCAACGTGCGGTGGCTCGGCACGCTGCCGCCGCGGGAGCTCGGCGCGTGGATGGCGCGGGCCGCCGTGTACGCGCTGCCCGCGCGCTACGAGCCGTTCGGCCTCTCGGCGCTGGAGGCCGCGCAGGCCGGATGCGCGCTGGTGCTCGGCGACGTGCCGAGCCTGCGCGAGGTGTGGGGCGACGCGGCGACGTACGTGCCGCCGGACGACGTGTCCGCGCTGCGGGCCGCGATCGCGCGGCTGATGGCCGACGACGCCGGACGCGTGACGCTCGCGAGGCGCGCGCGGCGCCGCGCGGCGGACTACTCGCCGGCGCGCATGGCGGACGGCCACCTCGCGGCCTACGACGCCGCGGCGCGCGCCGGCGAGCGGGAGGTGGCCGCATGCGCGTGA
- a CDS encoding CgeB family protein → MTGTPLSIVVLGLSITSSWGNGHATTYRGLVRGLAARGHAVTFLERDVPWYADNRDQPAPAGCRTILYASLAELTACHAERVRDADVVIVGSYVPDGVAVGEWVTATARGAVAFYDIDTPVTLAKLARGEHEYVTPALVARYDLYLSFTGGPTLDRLERELGSPMARPLYCSVDPALYYPDAAPMRWDLGYMGTYSDDRQPTLERLLLEPARRWDAGRFVVAGPQYPESLAWPGNVERVMHLAPREHRAFYNAQRFTLNVTRADMVAAGWSPSVRLFEAAACGTPIVSDWWEGLDDVLRVREEILVAHDPDDALRAVRGMPEDERLALGAAARARVLASHTAAHRAAELEGYVSELLAGHLA, encoded by the coding sequence ATGACCGGCACCCCGCTCTCCATCGTCGTCCTCGGGCTCTCCATCACGTCGTCGTGGGGGAACGGCCACGCGACGACCTACCGCGGCCTCGTGCGCGGGCTGGCCGCGCGCGGGCACGCGGTCACCTTCCTCGAGCGCGACGTGCCGTGGTACGCGGACAACCGCGACCAGCCGGCGCCCGCGGGCTGCCGCACGATCCTCTACGCGTCGCTGGCGGAGCTGACGGCGTGCCATGCGGAGCGCGTGCGCGATGCGGACGTCGTGATCGTCGGCTCGTACGTGCCGGACGGCGTGGCGGTGGGCGAGTGGGTGACCGCCACGGCGCGCGGCGCGGTCGCGTTCTACGACATCGACACGCCGGTGACGCTGGCGAAGCTCGCGCGGGGCGAGCACGAGTACGTGACGCCGGCGCTGGTCGCCCGCTACGACCTGTACCTCTCCTTCACCGGCGGCCCGACGCTCGATCGGCTGGAGCGCGAGCTCGGCTCGCCGATGGCGCGGCCGCTCTACTGCTCCGTCGACCCGGCGCTCTACTACCCGGACGCGGCGCCGATGCGCTGGGACCTGGGCTACATGGGCACCTACAGCGACGACCGGCAGCCGACGCTGGAGCGCCTGCTCCTGGAGCCGGCGCGCCGCTGGGACGCCGGTCGCTTCGTGGTCGCCGGGCCTCAGTACCCCGAGTCGCTCGCGTGGCCCGGGAACGTGGAGCGGGTGATGCACCTCGCGCCGCGCGAGCACCGCGCGTTCTACAACGCGCAGCGCTTCACGCTGAACGTGACGCGCGCCGACATGGTGGCCGCCGGCTGGTCGCCGAGCGTGCGGCTGTTCGAGGCGGCGGCGTGCGGCACGCCCATCGTGAGCGACTGGTGGGAGGGGCTCGACGACGTGCTCCGCGTACGCGAGGAGATCCTCGTCGCGCACGATCCGGACGACGCGCTGCGCGCCGTGCGCGGCATGCCCGAGGACGAGCGGCTCGCGCTCGGCGCCGCCGCGCGGGCGCGCGTGCTCGCCTCCCACACCGCGGCGCACCGCGCCGCGGAGCTCGAGGGGTACGTGTCCGAGCTCCTCGCGGGCCATCTCGCCTGA
- a CDS encoding CgeB family protein: MRVIVFCHSLASDWNHGNAHFLRGVARELRTRGHEVASWEPADAWSAANLVAERGPEALEGWLRAYPALADVRHVYAAGGPDDAALDAALDGADLVLVHEWNDPALVARLGARRRAGAPWRLLFHDTHHRSVTERTAMDAYDLSDYDGVLAFGDAVREVYLREGWASRAWTWHEAADHRVFHPIPGAPCEGDLVWIGNWGDDERSEELREFLIEPVRDLGLRARIHGVRYPEHARAALADAGIAYAGWLPNHEAPQAFARFPATVHVPRRPYVRALPGVPTIRVFEALACGIPLVSAPWDDVEGLFAPGEDFLVARDGAAMRRHLRALLADHDMAAALAARGRATVLARHTCAHRVDELLDVARALGVETEPAALTATHSPA; encoded by the coding sequence ATGCGCGTGATCGTCTTCTGCCACTCGCTGGCCTCCGACTGGAACCACGGCAACGCCCACTTCCTGCGCGGCGTCGCGCGCGAGCTGCGGACGCGCGGGCACGAGGTCGCGAGCTGGGAGCCCGCCGACGCGTGGAGCGCCGCGAACCTGGTGGCCGAGCGCGGGCCGGAGGCGCTGGAGGGCTGGCTGCGCGCCTATCCGGCGCTGGCCGACGTGCGCCACGTGTACGCGGCCGGCGGGCCGGACGACGCCGCGCTCGACGCGGCGCTCGACGGCGCGGACCTCGTGCTGGTGCACGAGTGGAACGACCCCGCGCTGGTGGCGCGGCTGGGCGCGCGGCGTCGCGCGGGCGCGCCGTGGCGGCTGCTCTTCCACGACACGCACCATCGCTCGGTCACGGAGCGCACGGCGATGGACGCGTACGACCTGTCGGACTACGACGGGGTGCTCGCGTTCGGCGACGCGGTGCGCGAGGTGTACCTGCGCGAGGGCTGGGCGTCGCGTGCGTGGACCTGGCACGAGGCGGCCGACCACCGCGTCTTCCATCCGATTCCCGGTGCGCCGTGCGAGGGCGACCTCGTGTGGATCGGCAACTGGGGCGACGACGAGCGCAGCGAGGAGCTGCGCGAGTTCCTGATCGAGCCGGTGCGCGACCTCGGGCTGCGCGCGCGCATCCATGGCGTGCGGTATCCGGAGCACGCGCGCGCCGCCCTCGCCGATGCCGGCATCGCGTACGCGGGGTGGCTGCCGAACCACGAGGCCCCGCAGGCGTTCGCGCGCTTCCCCGCGACCGTGCACGTGCCCCGGCGCCCCTACGTGCGTGCGCTCCCGGGCGTGCCGACCATCCGCGTGTTCGAGGCGCTGGCGTGCGGGATCCCGCTCGTCTCGGCGCCGTGGGACGACGTCGAGGGGCTGTTCGCGCCGGGCGAGGACTTCCTCGTCGCGCGCGACGGCGCGGCGATGCGCCGGCACCTGCGGGCGCTGCTCGCCGACCACGACATGGCCGCGGCGCTCGCCGCGCGCGGCCGCGCCACCGTCCTCGCGCGGCACACCTGCGCGCACCGCGTGGACGAGCTGCTGGACGTCGCGCGCGCGCTCGGCGTGGAGACGGAGCCCGCGGCGCTCACCGCCACCCACTCGCCCGCATGA
- a CDS encoding CgeB family protein, protein MRIAFFGSSLVSAYWNGAATYYRGIVRALHARGHHVTFYEPDAYERQRHRDIPDPDYARVVVYAGEGTDGVSRALEDARGADLVVKASGVGVFDELLEREVLALRRPGSLVAFWDVDAPATLERVRADEADPFRALVPRYDLVLTYGGGDPVVAAYHALGARACVPVYNALDPATHHPVPRDARFACDLAFLANRLPDREARVDAFFFRAAAAAADRRFLLGGNGWHDRPMPANVAYVGHVYTGDHNAVNCSALAVLNVHRDSMVRNGWSPATRLFEAAGAGACQITDAWQGIDEFLEPGREILVAEDGDAVAAHLDALTPARARAIGDAALRRVLASHTYAHRAAQVEAVLEGAERADVVEAIAR, encoded by the coding sequence ATGAGAATCGCCTTCTTCGGCTCCAGCCTCGTCTCCGCCTACTGGAACGGCGCGGCCACGTACTACCGCGGCATCGTGCGCGCGCTGCACGCCCGCGGCCACCACGTGACCTTCTACGAGCCGGACGCGTACGAGCGGCAGCGGCACCGCGACATTCCCGATCCCGACTACGCGCGCGTGGTGGTCTACGCGGGCGAGGGGACCGACGGGGTGTCGCGCGCGCTCGAGGACGCGCGCGGCGCGGACCTCGTCGTGAAGGCGAGCGGCGTGGGCGTGTTCGATGAGCTGCTGGAGCGCGAGGTGCTGGCGCTGCGGCGGCCGGGGTCCCTGGTGGCGTTCTGGGACGTGGACGCGCCCGCGACGCTGGAGCGGGTGCGCGCCGACGAGGCCGATCCCTTCCGCGCGCTCGTCCCGCGCTACGACCTGGTGCTCACCTACGGCGGCGGCGATCCCGTGGTCGCGGCCTACCACGCGCTCGGCGCGCGCGCCTGCGTGCCCGTGTACAACGCGCTCGATCCCGCCACGCATCACCCGGTGCCGCGCGACGCGCGCTTCGCGTGCGACCTCGCCTTCCTCGCCAACCGGCTGCCCGACCGCGAGGCGCGCGTCGACGCGTTCTTCTTCCGCGCCGCCGCGGCGGCGGCGGACCGCCGCTTCCTGCTCGGCGGCAACGGCTGGCACGACCGGCCGATGCCCGCGAACGTGGCGTACGTGGGCCACGTCTACACCGGCGACCACAACGCGGTGAACTGCTCCGCGCTCGCGGTGCTCAACGTCCACCGCGACAGCATGGTGCGCAACGGCTGGTCGCCGGCGACGCGCCTGTTCGAGGCCGCGGGCGCCGGCGCCTGCCAGATCACGGACGCCTGGCAGGGCATCGACGAGTTCCTCGAGCCCGGGCGCGAGATCCTCGTGGCGGAGGACGGCGACGCCGTGGCGGCGCACCTCGACGCGCTCACGCCGGCGCGCGCGCGCGCCATCGGCGACGCGGCGCTCCGGCGCGTCCTCGCGTCGCACACGTACGCGCATCGCGCGGCCCAGGTGGAGGCGGTGCTGGAGGGCGCCGAGCGCGCCGACGTCGTGGAGGCGATCGCCCGATGA
- a CDS encoding UDP-glucuronic acid decarboxylase family protein, giving the protein MRVLITGAAGFLGSHLTDRVLADGHHVVGVDSFLTGDARNLAHLAHEPRFELLERDVSAGLACHGPLDAVLHLASPASPVDYYEHPIATLDVGSAGTRHALALAHAHGARFLLASTSEVYGDPHVHPQPESYWGHVSSVGPRSCYDEAKRFAEAMTMAFHRSLGVDTRIARIFNTYGPRMRPRDGRVVSNFIVQALRGEPLTLYGDGAQTRSFCYVSDEVEGLYRLLLRDRAEDSPLPTNIGNPDEFTVRELAELVQALVAPITGARPGVEVRPLPQDDPRQRRPDIARARATLGWAPTVPLREGLARTIAHFAERLGEDASAASRTLADVR; this is encoded by the coding sequence GTGCGCGTGCTCATCACCGGCGCGGCCGGCTTCCTCGGCTCGCATCTGACGGACCGCGTCCTCGCGGACGGCCACCACGTGGTGGGCGTCGACAGCTTCCTCACCGGCGACGCGCGCAACCTCGCGCACCTGGCGCACGAGCCGCGCTTCGAGCTGCTGGAGCGCGACGTCTCCGCCGGGCTCGCGTGCCACGGGCCGCTGGACGCCGTGCTGCACCTCGCGTCGCCCGCCAGCCCGGTGGACTACTACGAGCACCCCATCGCGACGCTCGACGTCGGCTCCGCCGGCACCCGCCACGCGCTCGCGCTGGCGCACGCGCACGGCGCGCGCTTCCTGCTCGCCTCCACGTCGGAGGTGTACGGCGACCCGCACGTGCACCCGCAGCCCGAGAGCTACTGGGGCCACGTCAGCAGCGTCGGCCCGCGCAGCTGCTACGACGAGGCCAAGCGGTTCGCCGAGGCGATGACGATGGCGTTCCACCGCAGCCTCGGGGTGGACACGCGCATCGCGCGCATCTTCAACACGTACGGCCCGCGCATGCGGCCGCGCGACGGACGCGTCGTCTCCAACTTCATCGTGCAGGCGCTGCGCGGCGAGCCGCTGACGCTCTACGGCGACGGGGCGCAGACGCGCAGCTTCTGCTACGTGAGCGACGAGGTGGAGGGCCTCTATCGGCTGCTCCTGCGCGACCGCGCCGAGGACTCGCCGCTGCCGACGAACATCGGCAACCCGGACGAGTTCACCGTCCGCGAGCTGGCGGAGCTGGTGCAGGCGCTCGTCGCGCCGATCACCGGCGCGCGTCCCGGGGTGGAGGTGCGCCCGCTGCCGCAGGACGATCCGCGGCAGCGCCGCCCCGACATCGCCCGCGCCCGCGCGACGCTCGGCTGGGCACCGACGGTGCCGCTGCGCGAGGGGCTCGCACGGACGATCGCCCACTTCGCGGAGCGCCTCGGCGAGGACGCGAGCGCGGCGAGCCGGACGCTCGCGGACGTACGCTGA
- a CDS encoding UDP-glucose dehydrogenase family protein, whose amino-acid sequence MHITVIGTGYVGLVVGACLAETGHDVACVDVDAAKIADLQRDVLPIYEPGLEELVRRNRAHGRLAFTTDLPAALTDAEVVFIGVGTPPGSDGSADLSHVLAVAEEIGRHLRRELVIVIKSTVPVGTAARVAEVVAEHARFPFHLCSNPEFLKEGAAVEDFLRPDRVVLGVESDYARSVMAELYAPFVRTGKPILFMDIASAELTKYAANAVLATRITLMNELANLCERVGANVDHVRRGVGSDGRIGPAFLFPGPGYGGSCFPKDVKALVRTGLAVGAPLRVLAAVDEANERQQRVLFEKVRAALAAADVPLEGATVAVWGLAFKPQTDDLRESPALALGDALLAAGARVVAHDPVAMSAAKRRYADRELGDRLRFAPTSYDAAEGADVLVVATDWNEYRHPNLARIRAALARPIVVDGRNLWDPAKLAALGFAYYSIGRVTARAPELAIALPRPVAAADAPPTVPSVAVPTARRRAGRTPKSPSLEA is encoded by the coding sequence GTGCACATCACCGTGATCGGCACCGGGTACGTGGGCCTCGTCGTCGGCGCGTGTCTCGCGGAGACCGGCCATGACGTCGCCTGCGTGGACGTGGACGCGGCGAAGATCGCCGACCTGCAGCGCGACGTGCTGCCCATCTACGAGCCCGGGCTGGAGGAGCTCGTGCGCCGCAACCGCGCGCATGGCCGGCTCGCCTTCACGACCGACCTGCCGGCGGCGCTCACCGACGCGGAGGTCGTGTTCATCGGCGTCGGCACGCCACCCGGCTCGGACGGCTCGGCCGACCTCTCGCACGTGCTCGCGGTCGCCGAGGAGATCGGCCGGCACCTGCGGCGCGAGCTCGTCATCGTCATCAAGTCGACGGTCCCGGTAGGCACCGCGGCGCGCGTGGCGGAGGTCGTGGCGGAGCACGCGCGCTTCCCGTTCCACCTGTGCAGCAACCCGGAGTTCCTGAAGGAGGGCGCCGCCGTCGAGGACTTCCTCCGCCCCGACCGCGTGGTGCTGGGCGTGGAGAGCGACTACGCGCGCAGCGTCATGGCGGAGCTGTACGCGCCGTTCGTCCGCACGGGCAAGCCGATCCTGTTCATGGACATCGCGAGCGCGGAGCTGACCAAGTACGCAGCCAACGCGGTCCTCGCGACGCGCATCACGCTGATGAACGAGCTGGCCAACCTCTGCGAGCGCGTGGGCGCGAACGTGGACCACGTGCGGCGCGGTGTCGGTTCGGACGGCCGCATCGGACCGGCGTTCCTCTTTCCGGGCCCGGGCTACGGCGGCAGCTGCTTCCCGAAGGACGTGAAGGCGCTGGTGCGCACCGGGCTGGCGGTGGGCGCGCCGCTGCGCGTGCTGGCCGCGGTGGACGAGGCCAACGAGCGCCAGCAGCGCGTGCTGTTCGAGAAGGTGCGCGCCGCGCTCGCCGCGGCCGACGTGCCGCTCGAAGGCGCGACGGTGGCGGTGTGGGGGCTCGCCTTCAAGCCGCAGACGGACGACCTGCGCGAGAGCCCCGCGCTGGCGCTCGGCGACGCGCTGCTGGCGGCCGGCGCGCGCGTCGTGGCGCACGATCCCGTCGCGATGTCCGCGGCGAAGCGGCGCTACGCGGACCGGGAGCTGGGCGACCGGCTCCGCTTCGCGCCGACCAGCTACGACGCCGCGGAGGGCGCCGACGTGCTGGTGGTGGCCACCGACTGGAACGAGTACCGCCACCCGAACCTCGCGCGCATCCGCGCGGCCCTCGCGCGGCCCATCGTCGTCGACGGGCGCAACCTGTGGGACCCGGCGAAGCTCGCGGCGCTCGGCTTCGCGTACTACTCCATCGGCCGCGTGACGGCCCGCGCGCCCGAGCTGGCGATCGCGCTGCCGCGTCCGGTCGCGGCGGCCGACGCACCACCGACGGTGCCGTCGGTCGCGGTGCCGACCGCGCGCCGCCGCGCGGGCCGTACTCCGAAGTCTCCCTCGCTGGAGGCCTGA
- a CDS encoding histidine phosphatase family protein — protein MHLYLVRHAMCDPVGRSLSGRTPRVCLNAEGRAQAAALAMRLAGARLTAVHSSPLARAVETAVTVARPHGITPRVEPGLTELAFGRWTGRAIDGLHDEPGWTHFNSYRSGTRAPDGELALEAQARAVAVVLRLAAEQPDARVALVSHADVLKAVLGHLLGVPLDLQHRLELAPASVSEAELQPWGARVLAVNVCA, from the coding sequence ATGCATCTCTATCTCGTGCGCCACGCGATGTGCGACCCGGTGGGGCGCTCGCTGTCCGGCCGCACGCCGCGCGTGTGCCTGAACGCCGAGGGGCGTGCGCAGGCCGCGGCGCTGGCGATGCGGCTGGCGGGTGCGCGGCTGACGGCGGTGCACAGCAGCCCGCTGGCGCGCGCGGTGGAGACGGCGGTGACCGTCGCGCGGCCGCACGGGATCACGCCGCGCGTCGAGCCCGGGCTCACCGAGCTGGCGTTCGGCCGGTGGACGGGCCGCGCGATCGACGGGCTGCACGACGAGCCCGGATGGACGCACTTCAACAGCTACCGCAGCGGGACGCGCGCGCCGGACGGCGAGCTCGCGCTGGAGGCGCAGGCGCGCGCGGTCGCCGTGGTGCTGCGGCTCGCCGCGGAGCAGCCCGACGCACGCGTGGCGCTCGTGAGCCATGCCGACGTGCTGAAGGCCGTGCTCGGGCACCTGCTCGGCGTGCCGCTGGACCTGCAGCACCGGCTGGAGCTCGCGCCCGCGTCCGTGAGCGAGGCGGAGCTGCAGCCGTGGGGGGCGCGCGTGCTCGCGGTCAACGTGTGCGCCTGA
- a CDS encoding glycosyltransferase family 9 protein: MSAGVERVAAPAVDPDAWGRAMREGAWEQAWRVCDDVLRERGATRCWHLPRHEQWVWDGSPVDGRRVLVRCYHGLGDTLQFVRFLPQVRARAAEVTLWAQPALLRLLATAPGIDRLLPLHDGAPEAAYDVDVEVMELAHVVRAAPGTVGGAVPYLHVPPAPLARGERLAVGLVWESGDWARERRSIPVELLAPLADVAGVALHVLQRGPARAACAPDFGLDAGSDDVYEAARTMRALDLVVTIDSMPAHLAGALGVPVWVLLPHDADWRWMTGRDDSPWYPTARLFRQHAPGAWAPVVARVAAALAQLARAPRPILDAPLDPPIVP; this comes from the coding sequence GTGAGCGCCGGCGTCGAGCGAGTCGCCGCGCCCGCCGTCGACCCGGATGCGTGGGGGCGCGCGATGCGGGAGGGGGCGTGGGAGCAGGCGTGGCGCGTGTGCGACGACGTGCTGCGCGAGCGCGGCGCGACGCGCTGCTGGCACCTGCCGCGACACGAGCAGTGGGTGTGGGACGGCTCGCCGGTCGACGGCCGGCGCGTGCTCGTGCGCTGCTACCACGGGCTGGGCGACACGCTGCAGTTCGTGCGCTTCCTGCCCCAGGTCCGCGCCCGCGCGGCCGAGGTGACGCTGTGGGCGCAGCCGGCGCTCCTGCGGCTGCTCGCCACCGCGCCCGGCATCGACCGGCTGCTGCCGCTCCACGACGGCGCGCCCGAGGCGGCGTACGACGTCGACGTGGAGGTGATGGAGCTGGCCCACGTCGTCCGTGCCGCGCCCGGGACCGTCGGCGGCGCGGTGCCGTACCTGCACGTGCCGCCCGCGCCGCTGGCGCGCGGCGAGCGGCTCGCGGTCGGGCTCGTGTGGGAGAGCGGCGACTGGGCGCGCGAGCGCCGCTCGATCCCGGTCGAGCTGCTCGCGCCGCTGGCCGACGTCGCCGGCGTCGCGCTGCACGTGCTGCAGCGCGGTCCGGCGCGCGCGGCGTGCGCGCCCGACTTCGGCCTGGACGCCGGCTCGGACGACGTGTACGAGGCCGCGCGCACGATGCGGGCGCTCGACCTCGTCGTGACCATCGACAGCATGCCCGCGCACCTCGCCGGCGCGCTCGGCGTCCCGGTGTGGGTGCTGCTCCCGCACGACGCCGACTGGCGCTGGATGACGGGCCGCGACGACAGCCCCTGGTACCCGACGGCGCGCCTGTTCCGCCAGCACGCGCCCGGCGCGTGGGCGCCCGTCGTGGCGCGCGTGGCGGCGGCGCTCGCGCAGCTCGCGCGCGCGCCACGACCGATCCTGGATGCACCGCTCGATCCTCCCATCGTCCCATGA